The following coding sequences are from one Rhodospirillales bacterium window:
- a CDS encoding exopolyphosphatase: MPITELTDPLPADAVAAEPSASTIHGRVGVVDIGSNTVRLVVYDTPSRLPIPIFNEKAQCALAANMGKTGRLSEKGVVAALATLARFARLADAMGVAHLEIVATAAVRDARDGPAFVREAETVCGQGVHVLSGAEEARLAAVGLMNGVPDADGVLGDLGGGSLDLVGLDHGRIGAFATLSLGHLRLLEESGGDRTAARRLMDDGLKKADWLATVSGRSLYAVGGSWRAIARILIEQKNHPLHVVDNYTIGFLDALRLANLIGELSNGALEQASGIGRKRIESLPYAAIALAALLEATRPAQVVFSGFGMREGQMLELLPPDLRTQDPLISACETHAERTGRFAMHGEEILHWMSPLFNGERAADRRLRLAACLLSDIGWSEHPDYRAQHAFARVLRIPYPGLRHEDRVLLATAMLVRYKGDLDDPLVTSVRGLLDDNGSARARTIGLALRLAHTVSGGAPGLLPQCPLAMSNDHLSLSLPDPVFLSEAVERRLASLARHLGLRPRPRPAAG, from the coding sequence ATGCCCATTACTGAGCTAACCGATCCGCTGCCGGCAGACGCAGTCGCGGCCGAGCCCTCGGCGTCGACCATCCATGGGCGCGTCGGCGTTGTCGATATCGGCTCCAACACGGTTCGCCTCGTCGTCTACGACACGCCCAGCCGGCTGCCGATTCCCATCTTCAACGAAAAGGCCCAGTGCGCCCTGGCGGCGAACATGGGCAAGACCGGCCGGCTCAGCGAGAAGGGTGTCGTCGCCGCCCTCGCCACCCTCGCCCGCTTCGCCCGGCTGGCGGACGCCATGGGCGTGGCGCACCTGGAGATCGTCGCCACGGCAGCGGTGCGCGATGCGCGCGACGGGCCGGCGTTCGTCCGCGAGGCGGAGACCGTGTGCGGCCAGGGGGTGCATGTTCTGTCGGGGGCGGAGGAAGCCCGCCTTGCCGCGGTCGGGCTGATGAACGGTGTGCCCGACGCCGACGGCGTGCTCGGTGACCTGGGCGGCGGCAGTCTCGACCTGGTGGGTCTCGATCATGGCCGCATCGGCGCCTTCGCCACCCTCTCCCTCGGACACCTGCGCCTCCTGGAGGAGTCGGGCGGCGACCGGACTGCGGCGCGGCGGCTGATGGACGACGGCCTGAAAAAGGCGGACTGGCTCGCCACGGTCTCGGGGCGCTCGCTTTACGCGGTCGGCGGGTCGTGGCGCGCCATCGCCCGCATCCTCATCGAGCAGAAAAATCACCCGCTGCATGTGGTCGACAACTACACCATCGGCTTTCTTGATGCGCTGCGGCTTGCCAACTTGATCGGCGAACTCAGCAACGGAGCGCTGGAACAGGCGTCGGGGATTGGCCGCAAACGGATCGAAAGCCTGCCCTACGCCGCCATCGCTCTCGCTGCGCTGCTCGAAGCGACGCGCCCGGCGCAGGTGGTTTTCTCCGGCTTCGGGATGCGCGAGGGGCAGATGCTGGAGTTGCTGCCGCCGGACTTGCGGACGCAGGACCCGCTGATCAGCGCTTGCGAGACCCACGCCGAGCGCACCGGCCGCTTCGCCATGCACGGCGAGGAGATCCTGCACTGGATGTCGCCCCTGTTCAACGGCGAGCGCGCGGCGGACCGGCGGTTGCGGCTGGCGGCGTGCCTGCTCTCGGACATCGGCTGGAGCGAACATCCGGACTACCGCGCTCAGCACGCCTTCGCGCGGGTCTTGCGCATTCCCTACCCCGGTCTGCGGCACGAGGACCGGGTGCTCCTGGCGACCGCCATGCTGGTGCGCTACAAGGGCGACCTGGACGATCCGCTGGTGACGTCGGTCCGCGGGCTGCTCGACGATAACGGATCTGCGCGGGCCCGGACCATCGGGCTGGCGCTCAGGCTCGCCCACACCGTCTCGGGCGGCGCGCCCGGCCTGCTGCCGCAGTGTCCGTTGGCAATGAGCAATGATCACTTGTCGTTATCGCTGCCCGATCCCGTGTTCTTGAGCGAAGCGGTGGAGCGTCGCCTCGCCTCTCTCGCCCGCCACCTCGGGCTGCGCCCGCGCCCTCGTCCTGCGGCGGGATGA
- the dxs gene encoding 1-deoxy-D-xylulose-5-phosphate synthase — translation MTDKAWTPLLDRIRTPADLRQFDEDRLGDLVDELRQETIRIVSITGGHLGASLGVIELTTALHYVFDTPHDRLIWDVGHQAYPHKILTGRRERMLTLRQGGGISGFTKRSESPYDPFGAGHTSTSISAGLGMAVARDLQGKDHHVIAVIGDGAMSAGMAYEAMNNAGSMDSRLIVILNDNDMSISPAVGAMSAYLSRLISSRSFRSIRHIAAEVARKFPRSFETAARKAEEYARGLVTGGTLFEELGFYYVGPIDGHNLDHLLPVLKNLRADREPGPVLLHVVTRKGKGYLPAEQSADKYHGVSRFDLVTGEQVKPKAGPPSYTSVFAKSLIREAEKDDRVIAITAAMPAGTGLDKFEKRFPDRFFDVGIAEQHAVTFAAGLAVDGMKPFATIYSTFLQRAYDQLVHDVAIQKLPVRFAIDRAGLVGADGATHAGAFDLAYLCCLPGMVVMAAGDEVDLMHMVATAAAYDEGPVAFRYPRGEGWGLDLPTDGVPLPIGKGRIVREGTRVAILSLGGRLGEANQAADELAVRGLSTTLADARFAKPLDQDLVRRLADEHEVMITVEEGSVGGFAAQVMQFLATEGAFDNGLRFRPLVLPDRFLDQDKPERQYEIAGLHAAGIVRTALIALGLDRDAAKAASA, via the coding sequence GTGACAGATAAAGCGTGGACGCCGCTTCTCGATCGCATCCGCACGCCTGCAGATCTTCGGCAGTTCGACGAAGATCGGCTGGGTGATCTGGTCGACGAGTTGCGGCAGGAGACGATCCGGATCGTGTCCATCACCGGTGGTCACCTGGGCGCCAGCCTCGGCGTCATCGAGTTGACCACAGCGCTCCACTACGTGTTCGACACGCCGCACGATCGGCTGATCTGGGACGTCGGGCACCAGGCGTATCCCCACAAGATCCTGACCGGCCGGCGCGAGCGCATGCTGACCTTGCGCCAGGGCGGCGGCATCTCGGGTTTCACCAAGCGCTCCGAGAGCCCCTACGACCCGTTTGGCGCCGGCCATACCTCGACCTCCATCTCGGCAGGACTGGGGATGGCGGTGGCGCGCGATCTTCAGGGCAAGGACCATCACGTCATCGCGGTAATCGGCGACGGCGCCATGAGCGCCGGCATGGCCTACGAGGCGATGAACAACGCTGGATCGATGGATTCGCGGCTGATCGTCATACTCAACGACAACGACATGTCGATCTCGCCGGCGGTGGGGGCGATGAGCGCCTATCTGTCGCGGCTTATTTCGTCCCGCTCGTTCCGTTCCATCCGCCACATCGCAGCGGAGGTGGCGCGCAAGTTCCCGCGGTCGTTCGAGACGGCGGCCCGCAAAGCCGAAGAATACGCGCGCGGCCTGGTCACGGGCGGCACCCTGTTCGAGGAACTCGGCTTCTACTACGTGGGTCCGATCGACGGCCACAATCTCGACCACCTGCTGCCGGTCCTGAAAAACCTGCGCGCCGACCGGGAGCCGGGGCCGGTGCTTCTGCACGTGGTGACCCGGAAGGGCAAGGGTTACCTGCCGGCCGAGCAGTCGGCGGACAAGTACCACGGCGTCAGCCGTTTCGATCTGGTCACCGGCGAGCAGGTCAAGCCGAAGGCCGGACCGCCCTCATACACCAGCGTTTTCGCGAAGTCGCTGATCCGCGAGGCGGAGAAGGACGATCGGGTGATCGCCATCACCGCGGCGATGCCGGCCGGCACCGGCCTCGACAAGTTCGAGAAACGCTTCCCGGATCGATTCTTCGACGTCGGCATCGCCGAGCAGCACGCGGTCACCTTCGCGGCCGGGCTCGCAGTCGATGGCATGAAGCCGTTTGCGACCATCTATTCGACGTTTCTGCAGCGCGCCTACGACCAATTGGTGCACGACGTGGCCATCCAGAAGCTGCCGGTGCGCTTCGCCATCGACCGGGCCGGGCTGGTCGGCGCCGATGGCGCCACCCACGCCGGCGCCTTCGACCTCGCCTACCTCTGCTGCCTCCCCGGCATGGTGGTCATGGCCGCCGGCGACGAAGTGGACCTGATGCACATGGTGGCGACCGCCGCGGCTTACGACGAGGGACCGGTGGCGTTTCGATATCCGCGCGGCGAAGGCTGGGGCTTGGACTTGCCCACCGACGGCGTGCCGCTCCCCATCGGCAAGGGGCGAATCGTGCGGGAAGGGACGCGCGTCGCCATCCTCAGCCTTGGCGGACGCCTCGGCGAAGCAAACCAAGCCGCCGATGAACTGGCGGTGCGGGGGCTCTCCACCACCCTGGCGGACGCCCGCTTTGCCAAGCCGTTGGACCAGGATCTGGTGCGCCGGCTTGCCGATGAGCACGAGGTGATGATCACCGTCGAGGAGGGCTCTGTCGGCGGGTTCGCCGCCCAGGTCATGCAGTTCCTGGCGACTGAGGGTGCGTTCGACAACGGCCTTCGGTTTCGCCCGCTGGTGCTGCCGGATCGCTTTCTCGATCAGGACAAGCCGGAACGGCAGTACGAGATCGCCGGCCTCCATGCCGCCGGCATCGTCCGCACCGCGCTCATCGCGCTCGGGCTCGACCGGGATGCGGCGAAGGCCGCCAGCGCCTGA
- a CDS encoding OsmC family protein, whose amino-acid sequence MSGKRSERITFVGADGESRLAARLDLPDVAPRAYALFAHCFTCGKDVFAASRVAEGLTRHGIGVLRFDFTGLGASEGEFANTNFTSNIGDLLAAVAWLRAQAAAPKILIGHSLGGAAMLAAAGEVPEATAVCTIGAPADPGHVRHLLTGAIDAINAEGAAEVKIAGRPFRIRKQFLDDIDGHAQEERIATLDKALLIFHAPLDQIVGIDNATRIFMKARHPKSFVSLDDADHLLSRREDAAYVANIIAAWAHHYLPEAAAEPSVGPPALAAPPDAVTVTETGRGRFAQTISVRGRHQLGADEPPEVGGDDTGPTPYDLLLASLGACTSMTIRMYAEHKKLPLERVSVTLRHAKIHAKDCAECETKTGRIDHIEREVTVAGDLDAATRQKLLEIAEKCPVHRTLHTEVSVQTRLAEE is encoded by the coding sequence ATGAGCGGCAAGCGGAGCGAACGCATCACCTTCGTCGGCGCCGACGGCGAAAGCCGCCTGGCGGCGCGCCTCGACCTGCCGGATGTCGCGCCGCGGGCCTACGCGCTGTTCGCGCACTGCTTCACGTGCGGCAAGGACGTTTTCGCCGCGAGCCGTGTTGCCGAGGGGCTGACCCGCCACGGCATCGGCGTGCTGCGCTTCGATTTCACCGGCCTCGGGGCAAGCGAGGGCGAGTTCGCCAACACCAACTTCACCTCCAACATCGGCGACTTGCTGGCGGCGGTGGCATGGCTGCGTGCCCAAGCGGCGGCGCCGAAGATCCTCATCGGCCACAGCCTCGGCGGCGCAGCGATGCTGGCGGCGGCGGGGGAGGTGCCGGAAGCGACGGCCGTCTGCACCATCGGCGCTCCCGCCGATCCCGGCCACGTGCGCCATCTGCTGACGGGCGCGATCGACGCCATCAACGCGGAAGGTGCAGCCGAGGTCAAGATCGCCGGGCGGCCGTTCCGTATCCGGAAGCAGTTCCTCGACGACATCGACGGACACGCCCAGGAGGAGCGGATCGCCACCCTCGACAAGGCGCTGCTGATCTTTCACGCGCCGCTCGATCAGATCGTCGGCATCGACAACGCCACCCGCATCTTCATGAAGGCGCGGCATCCGAAGAGCTTCGTCTCACTGGACGACGCCGACCACCTGTTGAGCCGCCGCGAGGACGCCGCCTATGTCGCCAACATCATCGCCGCTTGGGCGCACCATTACCTGCCGGAAGCGGCGGCGGAGCCGTCCGTCGGGCCGCCGGCGCTGGCGGCGCCGCCGGATGCGGTGACGGTGACGGAAACCGGCCGCGGCCGCTTCGCCCAGACCATCTCCGTCCGCGGCCGTCACCAGTTGGGCGCCGACGAGCCGCCGGAGGTCGGTGGCGACGACACGGGGCCCACCCCTTACGACCTGTTGCTGGCGAGCCTCGGCGCCTGCACCAGCATGACCATCCGCATGTACGCGGAGCACAAGAAACTGCCGCTGGAGCGTGTCTCGGTGACGCTGCGCCACGCCAAGATCCACGCCAAGGACTGCGCGGAATGCGAGACAAAAACCGGCAGGATCGACCACATTGAGCGCGAGGTCACCGTCGCCGGCGACCTCGACGCGGCGACGCGCCAGAAGCTCCTGGAGATCGCCGAGAAGTGCCCCGTCCACCGCACCCTCCACACGGAGGTGTCGGTCCAAACCCGACTTGCGGAGGAGTAG
- a CDS encoding alpha/beta hydrolase yields the protein MTATAAMTRSSTRRLATAMAAMVAALAACVPAGVVNVLVPNNGYEVREGLAYGPAARQVLDVYVPTAAPDNAPVIVFIYGGGWDSGDRAYFRFVGEAFARLGYVVVIPDYRLYPEVRFPTFAQDSAGAVRWVRDNIAGMDGDADRIVLMGHSAGAHIAALLVTDRRYLQESGVAPESIRGFVGLAGPYAFNPLEYESTRPIFAPADDPAESKPIAFVTGDEPSMLLLHGADDDTVLPKNSIEMAERVNDAGGEARLIAYDGVGHIGLILAIAAPFREQDSVYGDITAFLAGLTDRPGSPGAAAQGTDGTAPLSR from the coding sequence ATGACTGCGACCGCAGCGATGACCAGATCGTCGACGCGCCGGCTGGCGACGGCCATGGCGGCCATGGTGGCAGCGCTTGCCGCGTGTGTGCCGGCCGGTGTGGTCAACGTGCTGGTCCCCAACAATGGCTACGAGGTCCGGGAGGGACTTGCATACGGGCCTGCGGCCCGCCAGGTGCTGGACGTGTATGTGCCGACTGCGGCGCCGGACAACGCGCCGGTCATCGTGTTCATTTACGGAGGCGGCTGGGACAGCGGCGATCGCGCGTACTTCCGCTTCGTCGGCGAGGCGTTCGCCCGGCTCGGCTACGTGGTCGTCATTCCTGACTATCGCCTATACCCGGAGGTGCGGTTTCCGACGTTCGCGCAGGATTCCGCCGGCGCCGTGCGCTGGGTCCGGGACAACATCGCGGGGATGGACGGGGACGCCGATCGGATCGTCCTGATGGGCCACTCCGCCGGCGCCCACATTGCAGCGCTGCTCGTCACCGACCGCCGCTACTTGCAGGAGTCAGGGGTGGCGCCGGAAAGCATCCGCGGCTTCGTCGGATTGGCCGGCCCTTATGCATTCAACCCGCTCGAGTACGAAAGCACCCGCCCGATCTTCGCGCCCGCCGACGATCCGGCAGAATCCAAGCCGATCGCCTTCGTCACCGGCGACGAGCCGTCGATGCTGCTTCTGCACGGCGCGGACGATGACACGGTGTTGCCGAAGAACTCCATCGAGATGGCCGAGCGCGTCAACGATGCCGGCGGCGAAGCCCGCCTGATAGCCTATGACGGGGTCGGCCACATCGGCCTGATCCTTGCTATCGCCGCGCCCTTCCGCGAACAGGATTCCGTCTACGGCGACATCACCGCGTTCCTCGCGGGCCTGACGGACCGACCCGGCAGCCCCGGCGCCGCGGCACAGGGTACCGACGGAACGGCGCCGCTGTCGCGTTGA
- a CDS encoding amidohydrolase, protein MPVIDDIEQRHGEMRAWRRHIHAHPELAFEEHGTSDFVAARLAEFGVAVERGWATTGIVGTLSNGDGPAIALRADMDALPIHEAGDAPHRSTCDGRMHACGHDGHTAMLLGAARYLALSRRFRGTVHFIFQPAEENEAGGRVMVEQGLFSAHPVEAVYGMHNWPGLDTGRFAVRAGPFMAAADSFEATIIGRGGHAAMPHTVIDPIVAAAAIVGALQTITSRTVHPLDAAVVSVACFHAGAISNVIPDTAVIAGTARALRAEVRDHLETSVRRLITAVARAHGADAEVRYHRGYPATVNHPAAVEQARAAAAAVVGASEVDPDPMPSMGAEDFAYMLERTPGCYIWLGNGPAEGGRVLHSPRYDFNDVILPIGASYWARLVETVLA, encoded by the coding sequence ATGCCGGTAATCGACGACATCGAGCAGCGCCACGGCGAGATGCGGGCGTGGCGCCGGCATATTCATGCCCATCCGGAACTGGCGTTCGAGGAGCATGGAACTTCGGATTTCGTCGCTGCGCGGCTGGCAGAGTTTGGCGTCGCGGTCGAGCGCGGTTGGGCGACCACCGGCATCGTCGGCACGCTCAGCAACGGCGATGGGCCGGCGATAGCGCTCCGCGCCGACATGGACGCGCTGCCGATCCACGAGGCCGGCGATGCTCCGCACCGGTCCACATGCGACGGCCGGATGCACGCATGCGGCCACGACGGCCACACAGCAATGTTGCTCGGCGCCGCCCGCTACCTCGCCCTGTCGCGGCGCTTCCGCGGCACCGTGCATTTCATCTTCCAGCCGGCGGAGGAGAACGAGGCCGGCGGCCGGGTCATGGTCGAGCAGGGCCTGTTTTCTGCGCATCCGGTCGAGGCGGTCTACGGGATGCACAACTGGCCGGGTCTGGATACCGGCCGCTTCGCCGTCCGCGCCGGGCCGTTCATGGCCGCCGCTGATTCGTTCGAAGCGACGATCATCGGCCGCGGCGGCCACGCGGCGATGCCGCACACGGTGATCGACCCGATCGTCGCCGCCGCTGCCATCGTCGGCGCCTTGCAGACCATCACCAGCCGCACCGTCCACCCGCTCGACGCCGCCGTCGTCTCGGTGGCCTGCTTCCATGCCGGCGCAATCTCGAACGTGATCCCCGACACCGCGGTCATCGCCGGCACCGCGCGGGCGCTGCGGGCGGAGGTGCGCGACCATCTGGAGACCTCCGTCCGTCGCCTGATCACGGCGGTCGCCCGCGCCCACGGCGCGGACGCGGAAGTGCGCTATCACCGCGGCTATCCCGCGACGGTGAACCACCCGGCGGCGGTCGAGCAGGCGCGGGCGGCAGCAGCAGCGGTGGTCGGTGCCAGCGAGGTCGATCCGGATCCGATGCCGAGCATGGGCGCCGAAGACTTCGCCTACATGTTGGAACGGACGCCAGGGTGCTACATCTGGCTGGGTAATGGTCCGGCCGAGGGCGGGCGTGTTCTGCACAGCCCGCGCTACGACTTCAACGACGTGATATTGCCGATCGGCGCCAGCTACTGGGCGCGTCTGGTGGAGACGGTGCTGGCCTGA
- a CDS encoding GAF domain-containing protein, with protein MKNLILRWLEFCSIGVATTLINSNAAGKYYKEIYDAHSNTAIQNSIPAEFEGVPAWIFTVLFATVAVLLHQKLSRAWYISPGYVSEVQLFCVKYFNDRIHELHKNSIDKFAKDPKVHKQTIISILYAIRRAIQMYSSSQDIRVTLMLPDKDRQGLNQETKLYIRFWANKTKEAPKTLRLGKSFAKGEGFAGYAWKTGVPQVGGKTVAGLVREKRFKKMSEGHESVKSFMAIPVYHEGPDEDLNPILGILCIDAPERFVFPTRKAKLRNFINALKPYSHAIVLHILFHDNLIKASRKSETSPATAPECGHEGGV; from the coding sequence ATGAAAAATTTAATCCTTAGATGGCTAGAGTTCTGTTCCATAGGTGTCGCGACCACTCTTATCAACTCTAACGCGGCAGGAAAATATTACAAAGAAATATACGATGCGCATTCGAATACAGCCATCCAAAATAGTATTCCTGCAGAATTTGAAGGCGTACCTGCGTGGATCTTTACAGTATTGTTTGCCACAGTTGCCGTGCTTTTACATCAGAAATTGTCCCGCGCTTGGTATATTTCTCCAGGCTACGTTAGCGAGGTGCAACTCTTCTGCGTCAAATATTTCAACGACAGGATCCACGAGCTTCACAAAAATAGCATCGATAAATTTGCAAAGGACCCCAAGGTTCATAAACAAACGATCATCTCAATCTTGTACGCCATCCGACGGGCCATTCAAATGTACTCGAGTTCGCAGGACATCAGGGTCACTCTGATGCTCCCGGACAAAGACCGGCAAGGTCTGAATCAGGAAACAAAACTTTACATCAGATTCTGGGCAAACAAAACGAAAGAAGCGCCTAAAACCCTTCGGCTCGGCAAGAGCTTCGCTAAGGGCGAAGGCTTTGCGGGATATGCGTGGAAAACAGGCGTGCCCCAAGTGGGCGGAAAGACTGTTGCAGGTTTGGTCCGAGAGAAGAGATTCAAGAAAATGTCGGAGGGCCATGAGAGCGTAAAATCATTCATGGCGATACCAGTTTACCATGAAGGTCCCGATGAAGACCTGAATCCCATACTTGGCATACTTTGCATTGATGCACCTGAAAGATTTGTCTTTCCAACAAGAAAAGCCAAGCTGCGAAACTTCATTAACGCTCTTAAACCATACAGCCATGCGATAGTTCTCCATATCCTTTTTCACGACAATCTCATAAAAGCCTCGCGAAAATCAGAAACGTCACCTGCTACTGCCCCGGAGTGCGGCCACGAAGGTGGAGTGTGA
- a CDS encoding TlyA family RNA methyltransferase, whose amino-acid sequence MRRRPPAPDPGGAGKTRLDQALVERGLAESRARAQALILAGTVFSDSRRLDKPGHAVTAATALEVRSRDHPWVSRGGVKLAYGIDHFRIDPAGLTCLDVGASTGGFTDVLLAGGARRVYAVDVGHGQLAWRLRTDPRVVVLERTNARDLSRAMVPEPVDLIVCDVSFIGIETALPAALALAAPDALLVALIKPQFEAGRSDVGSGGVVRDAAVRQRVCERILAWLAAQSGWSVIGTTESPITGPHGNIEVLLAGRRRGNP is encoded by the coding sequence ATGCGGCGAAGGCCGCCAGCGCCTGATCCCGGCGGCGCCGGCAAGACCAGACTCGATCAGGCGCTGGTGGAGCGCGGTCTCGCCGAAAGCCGCGCCCGCGCCCAGGCCCTGATCCTCGCCGGCACGGTGTTCAGCGACTCGCGCCGGCTCGACAAGCCGGGACATGCGGTGACCGCGGCGACGGCGCTGGAAGTGCGCAGCCGGGATCACCCGTGGGTGTCGCGGGGCGGAGTCAAGCTCGCCTACGGCATCGACCACTTCCGCATCGATCCAGCCGGGCTGACCTGCCTCGACGTGGGCGCCTCCACCGGCGGATTCACCGACGTGCTGCTGGCAGGCGGCGCCCGCCGCGTCTACGCCGTCGATGTCGGGCACGGGCAACTGGCGTGGCGGCTGCGCACGGATCCCCGCGTCGTGGTGCTGGAACGCACCAACGCCCGCGACCTGAGCCGCGCAATGGTACCCGAACCCGTCGATCTCATCGTCTGCGACGTCAGCTTCATCGGCATCGAGACGGCGCTGCCGGCGGCGCTGGCGCTGGCCGCGCCGGACGCCCTGCTTGTCGCGCTGATCAAGCCGCAGTTCGAGGCCGGGCGCAGCGACGTCGGCTCCGGCGGCGTGGTCCGCGATGCGGCGGTCCGACAGAGGGTCTGCGAGCGCATCTTGGCGTGGCTCGCCGCACAGTCCGGCTGGTCGGTGATCGGCACGACCGAAAGCCCGATTACCGGGCCCCACGGAAACATCGAGGTTCTGCTCGCCGGCCGCCGGCGGGGGAATCCATAG
- a CDS encoding exodeoxyribonuclease VII small subunit, with protein MGQNSPQEPVSPDIAALSFEDALAELEVIVRRLEEGSIKLDEAISAYERGTYLKRHCEAKLQNAQLRVEKIILGTDGRPVGTEPLDPE; from the coding sequence ATGGGGCAGAACTCGCCGCAGGAACCCGTGTCGCCAGACATTGCAGCGCTGAGCTTCGAGGATGCTCTTGCCGAGCTTGAGGTCATTGTCCGGCGTTTGGAGGAAGGATCGATCAAGCTCGACGAAGCCATCTCCGCCTACGAGCGCGGTACGTATCTCAAGCGGCATTGCGAGGCCAAGCTCCAGAACGCGCAGCTGCGTGTCGAAAAGATAATTCTCGGCACTGACGGGCGCCCGGTCGGCACCGAGCCTCTGGATCCGGAATAG
- a CDS encoding polyprenyl synthetase family protein has protein sequence MDIKAALADNARAVNAVLDDLLPVRDEPEARLMEAMRYSALSSGKRIRPFLVVSSAGLFNVSAPFALRVAAAVEMVHCYSLIHDDLPAMDNDELRRGLPTCHIRYDEATAILAGDALLTRAFEVLADAETHTDPRVRGELVQRLARAAGAEGMVGGQMLDLLADSFGLEVEEVTRLQRMKTGELIAFACDAGAVLGKAADSARQSLHAYAHDLGLAFQIADDLLDVEGEEAEMGKKSRKDNSAGKATFVTLLGVERARAQSHILAEQAINHLEVFAESAQPLRSLARYAVERTH, from the coding sequence ATGGACATCAAGGCGGCGCTTGCCGATAACGCGCGCGCGGTGAACGCGGTTCTGGATGACCTGTTGCCGGTGCGGGATGAGCCCGAGGCGCGGCTGATGGAGGCGATGCGTTATTCCGCTCTGTCTTCGGGCAAGCGCATTCGTCCGTTCCTGGTGGTGTCCAGCGCCGGCTTGTTCAACGTGTCGGCGCCGTTCGCGCTCAGGGTTGCCGCTGCCGTCGAGATGGTGCATTGTTACTCGCTGATCCACGATGACCTCCCGGCCATGGATAATGACGAGCTTCGCCGTGGCCTGCCGACCTGCCACATCAGATATGACGAGGCGACGGCGATCCTGGCGGGGGACGCCTTGCTGACCCGGGCGTTCGAAGTGCTGGCGGATGCGGAGACCCACACGGACCCGCGCGTGCGCGGTGAGCTTGTGCAACGTCTCGCTCGAGCGGCCGGCGCCGAGGGCATGGTCGGCGGCCAGATGTTGGACCTGCTCGCCGACAGCTTCGGCCTGGAGGTAGAAGAGGTGACGCGGCTGCAGCGGATGAAGACGGGCGAGTTGATAGCGTTTGCATGCGATGCCGGCGCGGTGCTCGGCAAGGCCGCCGATTCGGCGCGCCAGTCGCTGCATGCGTACGCGCACGATCTGGGCCTCGCCTTTCAGATCGCCGATGATCTTCTCGACGTGGAAGGGGAGGAGGCGGAAATGGGCAAAAAATCTCGCAAGGACAACTCCGCCGGCAAGGCTACATTCGTCACCTTGCTCGGCGTCGAGCGCGCCCGGGCCCAGTCCCACATATTGGCGGAGCAGGCAATCAACCATCTTGAAGTATTTGCGGAAAGCGCCCAACCTTTGCGTTCGCTGGCTCGCTACGCGGTGGAGCGGACCCATTAG
- a CDS encoding histone deacetylase family protein: MSTFLYTHPICQEHDMGAWHPECPARLQAILKVLETEPFAYLHREQAPLATVRDIERVHAPFYVEAIFEKVPKSGHTHLDADTSMNSASWTAALHAVGGLCAAVDAVLDGKARNAFCAVRPPGHHAEVSQAMGFCLFNNVAIAAEHARQAHGVERVAVVDFDVHHGNGTQNYFFRYRDLFYASSHQWPCYPGTGMEQETGVFNNIVNVQLRPGTGSEAFRDAYTDRILPALDDFGPELLLISAGFDAHFRDPLAQLRLQTEDFAWVTRELLEIADKRCGGRVVSTLEGGYDLEALAASVGVHVRAMMGN; the protein is encoded by the coding sequence ATGTCGACATTTCTCTACACGCATCCGATTTGTCAGGAACACGACATGGGGGCGTGGCACCCGGAATGCCCGGCGCGCCTGCAGGCGATCCTCAAGGTGCTGGAAACCGAGCCGTTCGCTTATCTGCATCGTGAGCAGGCGCCGCTCGCGACTGTCCGCGATATCGAGCGCGTGCACGCGCCTTTCTATGTGGAAGCCATCTTCGAGAAAGTGCCGAAGAGTGGCCACACCCACCTCGACGCCGACACCTCAATGAATTCCGCCTCGTGGACGGCGGCGCTACACGCGGTCGGCGGGCTGTGCGCCGCCGTCGACGCCGTTCTCGACGGCAAGGCGCGCAACGCCTTCTGTGCCGTCCGCCCGCCCGGCCACCACGCCGAGGTATCCCAGGCGATGGGATTCTGCCTGTTCAACAACGTCGCCATCGCCGCCGAACACGCCCGCCAGGCGCATGGCGTCGAGCGCGTGGCCGTGGTCGACTTCGATGTTCATCACGGCAACGGCACGCAGAACTATTTTTTCCGTTACCGCGACCTGTTCTATGCGTCCAGCCACCAGTGGCCTTGCTATCCCGGCACCGGAATGGAGCAGGAGACCGGCGTATTCAACAACATCGTCAACGTCCAACTCCGCCCCGGCACGGGTTCCGAGGCGTTCCGCGACGCCTACACCGATCGCATTCTGCCGGCCCTCGACGACTTCGGCCCGGAACTGCTCCTGATCTCCGCCGGTTTCGACGCCCATTTCCGCGACCCGCTGGCGCAGTTGCGGTTGCAGACGGAGGATTTCGCCTGGGTCACCCGGGAACTGCTGGAGATCGCCGACAAGCGCTGCGGCGGCCGCGTGGTATCGACATTGGAAGGCGGCTACGATCTGGAAGCTCTGGCTGCCAGCGTCGGCGTCCATGTGCGGGCGATGATGGGCAACTGA